In Felis catus isolate Fca126 chromosome A3, F.catus_Fca126_mat1.0, whole genome shotgun sequence, a single genomic region encodes these proteins:
- the MAVS gene encoding mitochondrial antiviral-signaling protein isoform X3 — protein MMAEILSLLLPTALPEGGSSALCHFRTWTAMTFAEDKTYDYIRHHYSNFGHIHVLEILPYLSCLTISDQDRLRAYYQLWGNQGTLWELFNSLRRRTGWVESFIKALRICELAGLADEVASVYQSNLPGVPKNCPPAPLEPQLAPAEVPGPSTPAVAPSAPHNGYREEESSFPMPVQDTEPPGSLGESSKKVPQTPSSGTVLRRPAGPLEPSSDMAALSPLTSSGRQEQDTEPGSAHIAGMASSLTPPRGPVSPSVSFQPLTRSIPRASRLPGPSVSAPPTGISSSSPGLASSGGAGDHGEATICPGAGVLASSLTTSVAPSKVPTNSAFDRTMPSKLPASSKPSGTMSTNVLTSLPPSKLPINSTRAGTVAPKVPTGLVPDHRMSTSTAPSTVPANTVPPVRSSISSGETPPVAPEPTGTSTRDSLPEPDHNPATWGSELELSKPGRLVSHMDSEPFSGCSADLALSCSKSLGAGPDNAPEENEYQSVESIRIQVAQDPSINLVEGSPGPPAAPQPSVKDKFVPARFYAPWLGAAAAGALFAMLLAVLYRRRL, from the exons ATGATGGCAGAGATCTTATCCCTCTTACTCCCTACAGCTCTCCCTGAGGGGGGAAGCAG TGCCCTCTGTCACTTCAGAACCTGGACAGCGATGACGTTTGCTGAGGACAAGACTTACGACTATATCCGCCACCATTACAGCAATTTTGGTCATATTCATGTTCTGGAGATTCTGCCTTATCTGTCCTGCCTCACAATAAGTGACCAG GACCGACTGCGGGCCTACTACCAGCTCTGGGGGAACCAGGGCACCCTCTGGGAGCTCTTCAACAGCCTTCGGCGGCGGACTGGCTGGGTGGAATCCTTCATCAAGGCCCTGAGGATCTGTGAGCTGGCCGGTCTTGCTGACGAAGTGGCCTCTGTCTACCAGAGCAACCTGCCCG GGGTCCCGAAGaactgccccccagccccactggAGCCACAGTTAGCTCCTGCTGAGGTTCCAGGGCCCTCCACACCTGCCGTGGCCCCCAGCGCCCCCCACAATGGCTACAGAGAGGAGGAGTCAAGTTTCCCCATGCCTGTCCAGGACACTGAGCCGCCAGGGTCCCTAGGAGAG AGTTCAAAGAAAGTCCCACAGACACCCAGTTCTGGGACTGTCCTGAGGAGGCCAGCTGGCCCCCTGGAGCCCTCCTCTGACATGGCAGCCCTCAGCCCTCTGACCTCCAGTGGGCGTCAGGAGCAGGACACAGAACCAGGCAGTGCCCACATAGCAG GCATGGCCTCCAGCCTCACACCACCCCGTGggcctgtgtctccatctgtctccttCCAGCCACTGACCCGTTCCATCCCCAGGGCAAGCCGCTTGCCAGGACCCTCAGTATCAGCTCCGCCTACTGgcatctcctcctcttcccctggcTTGGCCTCTTCAGGGGGTGCTGGTGACCATGGTGAGGCTACCATCTGCCCTGGGGCCGGGGTGTTGGCCAGCTCATTGACCACCAGCGTGGCACCCTCCAAAGTGCCTACCAACTCAGCATTTGATAGAACGATGCCTTCCAAGTTGCCTGCCAGCTCGAAACCCTCTGGCACAATGTCTACTAACGTGCTCACTAGTCTACCACCATCCAAACTGCCTATCAACTCCACACGTGCTGGCACAGTGGCACCCAAGGTGCCTACTGGCTTGGTGCCTGACCACAGGATGTCCACAAGCACAGCGCCCAGCACGGTGCCTGCCAACACAGTGCCCCCCGTCAGGAGCAGCATATCCTCAGGG gaGACTCCTCcagtggctccagagcccacagGCACCTCTACCAGAGACAGCTTGCCCGAGCCAGACCACAACCCTGCCACCTGGGGCTCCGAGTTGGAGCTGAGCAAGCCTGGCCGGCTGGTCTCCCACATGGACAGTGAGCCGTTCTCAGGCTGCTCTGCGGACCTGGCCCTCAGCTGCAGCAAGTCCTTGGGCGCAGGGCCTGACAACGCCCCAGAGGAGAATGAGTACCAGTCAGTGGAGTCCATTAGGATCCAAGTGGCCCAGGATCCCAGCATTAACCTGGTAGAGGGTAGTCCCGGGCCTCCTGCTGCCCCACAGCCCTCAGTCAAGGACAAGTTTGTCCCGGCCAGATTCTATGCTCCATGGCTTGGGGCAGCTGCAGCTGGGGCTCTCTTCGCCATGCTCTTGGCTGTGCTGTATAGGCGGCGCCTGTGA
- the MAVS gene encoding mitochondrial antiviral-signaling protein isoform X2 — protein sequence MWCVFFQSFFPSQPILFWASALCHFRTWTAMTFAEDKTYDYIRHHYSNFGHIHVLEILPYLSCLTISDQDRLRAYYQLWGNQGTLWELFNSLRRRTGWVESFIKALRICELAGLADEVASVYQSNLPGVPKNCPPAPLEPQLAPAEVPGPSTPAVAPSAPHNGYREEESSFPMPVQDTEPPGSLGESSKKVPQTPSSGTVLRRPAGPLEPSSDMAALSPLTSSGRQEQDTEPGSAHIAGMASSLTPPRGPVSPSVSFQPLTRSIPRASRLPGPSVSAPPTGISSSSPGLASSGGAGDHGEATICPGAGVLASSLTTSVAPSKVPTNSAFDRTMPSKLPASSKPSGTMSTNVLTSLPPSKLPINSTRAGTVAPKVPTGLVPDHRMSTSTAPSTVPANTVPPVRSSISSGETPPVAPEPTGTSTRDSLPEPDHNPATWGSELELSKPGRLVSHMDSEPFSGCSADLALSCSKSLGAGPDNAPEENEYQSVESIRIQVAQDPSINLVEGSPGPPAAPQPSVKDKFVPARFYAPWLGAAAAGALFAMLLAVLYRRRL from the exons ATGTGGtgtgttttcttccagtcttttttcccctctcagccCATCCTTTTTTGGGCCAGTGCCCTCTGTCACTTCAGAACCTGGACAGCGATGACGTTTGCTGAGGACAAGACTTACGACTATATCCGCCACCATTACAGCAATTTTGGTCATATTCATGTTCTGGAGATTCTGCCTTATCTGTCCTGCCTCACAATAAGTGACCAG GACCGACTGCGGGCCTACTACCAGCTCTGGGGGAACCAGGGCACCCTCTGGGAGCTCTTCAACAGCCTTCGGCGGCGGACTGGCTGGGTGGAATCCTTCATCAAGGCCCTGAGGATCTGTGAGCTGGCCGGTCTTGCTGACGAAGTGGCCTCTGTCTACCAGAGCAACCTGCCCG GGGTCCCGAAGaactgccccccagccccactggAGCCACAGTTAGCTCCTGCTGAGGTTCCAGGGCCCTCCACACCTGCCGTGGCCCCCAGCGCCCCCCACAATGGCTACAGAGAGGAGGAGTCAAGTTTCCCCATGCCTGTCCAGGACACTGAGCCGCCAGGGTCCCTAGGAGAG AGTTCAAAGAAAGTCCCACAGACACCCAGTTCTGGGACTGTCCTGAGGAGGCCAGCTGGCCCCCTGGAGCCCTCCTCTGACATGGCAGCCCTCAGCCCTCTGACCTCCAGTGGGCGTCAGGAGCAGGACACAGAACCAGGCAGTGCCCACATAGCAG GCATGGCCTCCAGCCTCACACCACCCCGTGggcctgtgtctccatctgtctccttCCAGCCACTGACCCGTTCCATCCCCAGGGCAAGCCGCTTGCCAGGACCCTCAGTATCAGCTCCGCCTACTGgcatctcctcctcttcccctggcTTGGCCTCTTCAGGGGGTGCTGGTGACCATGGTGAGGCTACCATCTGCCCTGGGGCCGGGGTGTTGGCCAGCTCATTGACCACCAGCGTGGCACCCTCCAAAGTGCCTACCAACTCAGCATTTGATAGAACGATGCCTTCCAAGTTGCCTGCCAGCTCGAAACCCTCTGGCACAATGTCTACTAACGTGCTCACTAGTCTACCACCATCCAAACTGCCTATCAACTCCACACGTGCTGGCACAGTGGCACCCAAGGTGCCTACTGGCTTGGTGCCTGACCACAGGATGTCCACAAGCACAGCGCCCAGCACGGTGCCTGCCAACACAGTGCCCCCCGTCAGGAGCAGCATATCCTCAGGG gaGACTCCTCcagtggctccagagcccacagGCACCTCTACCAGAGACAGCTTGCCCGAGCCAGACCACAACCCTGCCACCTGGGGCTCCGAGTTGGAGCTGAGCAAGCCTGGCCGGCTGGTCTCCCACATGGACAGTGAGCCGTTCTCAGGCTGCTCTGCGGACCTGGCCCTCAGCTGCAGCAAGTCCTTGGGCGCAGGGCCTGACAACGCCCCAGAGGAGAATGAGTACCAGTCAGTGGAGTCCATTAGGATCCAAGTGGCCCAGGATCCCAGCATTAACCTGGTAGAGGGTAGTCCCGGGCCTCCTGCTGCCCCACAGCCCTCAGTCAAGGACAAGTTTGTCCCGGCCAGATTCTATGCTCCATGGCTTGGGGCAGCTGCAGCTGGGGCTCTCTTCGCCATGCTCTTGGCTGTGCTGTATAGGCGGCGCCTGTGA
- the MAVS gene encoding mitochondrial antiviral-signaling protein isoform X1, with amino-acid sequence MTFAEDKTYDYIRHHYSNFGHIHVLEILPYLSCLTISDQDRLRAYYQLWGNQGTLWELFNSLRRRTGWVESFIKALRICELAGLADEVASVYQSNLPGVPKNCPPAPLEPQLAPAEVPGPSTPAVAPSAPHNGYREEESSFPMPVQDTEPPGSLGESSKKVPQTPSSGTVLRRPAGPLEPSSDMAALSPLTSSGRQEQDTEPGSAHIAGMASSLTPPRGPVSPSVSFQPLTRSIPRASRLPGPSVSAPPTGISSSSPGLASSGGAGDHGEATICPGAGVLASSLTTSVAPSKVPTNSAFDRTMPSKLPASSKPSGTMSTNVLTSLPPSKLPINSTRAGTVAPKVPTGLVPDHRMSTSTAPSTVPANTVPPVRSSISSGETPPVAPEPTGTSTRDSLPEPDHNPATWGSELELSKPGRLVSHMDSEPFSGCSADLALSCSKSLGAGPDNAPEENEYQSVESIRIQVAQDPSINLVEGSPGPPAAPQPSVKDKFVPARFYAPWLGAAAAGALFAMLLAVLYRRRL; translated from the exons ATGACGTTTGCTGAGGACAAGACTTACGACTATATCCGCCACCATTACAGCAATTTTGGTCATATTCATGTTCTGGAGATTCTGCCTTATCTGTCCTGCCTCACAATAAGTGACCAG GACCGACTGCGGGCCTACTACCAGCTCTGGGGGAACCAGGGCACCCTCTGGGAGCTCTTCAACAGCCTTCGGCGGCGGACTGGCTGGGTGGAATCCTTCATCAAGGCCCTGAGGATCTGTGAGCTGGCCGGTCTTGCTGACGAAGTGGCCTCTGTCTACCAGAGCAACCTGCCCG GGGTCCCGAAGaactgccccccagccccactggAGCCACAGTTAGCTCCTGCTGAGGTTCCAGGGCCCTCCACACCTGCCGTGGCCCCCAGCGCCCCCCACAATGGCTACAGAGAGGAGGAGTCAAGTTTCCCCATGCCTGTCCAGGACACTGAGCCGCCAGGGTCCCTAGGAGAG AGTTCAAAGAAAGTCCCACAGACACCCAGTTCTGGGACTGTCCTGAGGAGGCCAGCTGGCCCCCTGGAGCCCTCCTCTGACATGGCAGCCCTCAGCCCTCTGACCTCCAGTGGGCGTCAGGAGCAGGACACAGAACCAGGCAGTGCCCACATAGCAG GCATGGCCTCCAGCCTCACACCACCCCGTGggcctgtgtctccatctgtctccttCCAGCCACTGACCCGTTCCATCCCCAGGGCAAGCCGCTTGCCAGGACCCTCAGTATCAGCTCCGCCTACTGgcatctcctcctcttcccctggcTTGGCCTCTTCAGGGGGTGCTGGTGACCATGGTGAGGCTACCATCTGCCCTGGGGCCGGGGTGTTGGCCAGCTCATTGACCACCAGCGTGGCACCCTCCAAAGTGCCTACCAACTCAGCATTTGATAGAACGATGCCTTCCAAGTTGCCTGCCAGCTCGAAACCCTCTGGCACAATGTCTACTAACGTGCTCACTAGTCTACCACCATCCAAACTGCCTATCAACTCCACACGTGCTGGCACAGTGGCACCCAAGGTGCCTACTGGCTTGGTGCCTGACCACAGGATGTCCACAAGCACAGCGCCCAGCACGGTGCCTGCCAACACAGTGCCCCCCGTCAGGAGCAGCATATCCTCAGGG gaGACTCCTCcagtggctccagagcccacagGCACCTCTACCAGAGACAGCTTGCCCGAGCCAGACCACAACCCTGCCACCTGGGGCTCCGAGTTGGAGCTGAGCAAGCCTGGCCGGCTGGTCTCCCACATGGACAGTGAGCCGTTCTCAGGCTGCTCTGCGGACCTGGCCCTCAGCTGCAGCAAGTCCTTGGGCGCAGGGCCTGACAACGCCCCAGAGGAGAATGAGTACCAGTCAGTGGAGTCCATTAGGATCCAAGTGGCCCAGGATCCCAGCATTAACCTGGTAGAGGGTAGTCCCGGGCCTCCTGCTGCCCCACAGCCCTCAGTCAAGGACAAGTTTGTCCCGGCCAGATTCTATGCTCCATGGCTTGGGGCAGCTGCAGCTGGGGCTCTCTTCGCCATGCTCTTGGCTGTGCTGTATAGGCGGCGCCTGTGA